The following is a genomic window from Terriglobia bacterium.
TACTAGAGCGGTATCCGTGGTGGCCGGAGCTGCAAGCGGTACGCAAGGGAAACCTGGTGTTTGCGGATGGCAATCTCTTCTTCAATCGCTCTGGAATGACGATCTCGCAAACGGCAGAGATCATCGCGGAAATTCTTCACGGCATCTCATTTGGTGGGACGAGCAACACGCATTGGCGGCGGCTGGAGACGGCCCGGGCGTAAGAACATGAATTACTTTGGTTGCGATTTGGACAGGCTCGCAACTATCTCTTTAAACCCTTGTTCCTCGCGTATCCGGTCGAATGCGGCATCATCCAGCGCTTTGGCGCTTGTCATTCCCTTCTCCAGGGCTTTCTTCAGCTCCTGGAGCGCCGGCTTTTTCTCGCCCAATTGAGCGCATGCCGTGGCTGAGAGATAGCTGGCCCATGCGCTCTCCGGCTGGATGATTTCACCGGCCTGAAACATGCTTTTAGCTGAGATGAAATCTTTCTTCAGCATGGCCTGCTGGCCAGTCTCAGCGGCATAAGCAAAGGCTGAAGCCAGACCGCGCTCAATGGCCTGCCGCCGCGCAGGATTGGAGCTTTCTTGTTTGTCGCGATAAGCATCATTGACTGCCGATTCAAGTTGAGAGAAAAAATCATTCCGCTGATCTGCCCCCTGGTTGATCCCCGCAACCAGATTGCCGATCTTTTTGGTGACTTCATCCTGCAGCTCAAGCGCCGCTTTCTCATTCTTCTTGGCTTTGTGGAACTCCGCAGATTCAGCCAGAGACTTTGCCAACGCCAGTTGCGGCTTCACGTCGCGAAACGTGCTGAAGTCCTGCGCAATCTCACGATAAGCTCGCTCAGCGGCCAGAACGTCACCGGATTTCTGCTCTGCCAGCGCTTCCGCCATACGGCTCTCAAACTGCTGCGTGACAAATTCTTTATCGAGCGGCGCGATGCCTTTCACCATCGCGCGCAACTGGAGCCACGCCAAGGCGCGCTCGGCAAATCCCTTGGGCATCCAGTTGTGCGGGCCATCGTAAACCACAAACCGGCTCACCACCTTGCGCGCATCGAACGACTCTTTCAGGTGCAACTGCTCGGGATAATTAAAGTCGGTTGTGCCCGCCACCAGAAACCAGTCGCTCACATCGGGTCCGGGCAGCGTAGCGCCGTTGGGCAAGCCCGCGGAATTGGCGATCACTCCTGCAATGCAGTTCCGGCACGCCAGCGCCACGGTGGACGCTACGCGCGCGCCGCCAGAGAGGCCCGCCGTATAAATGCGTCGTGGATCGATGGCGTAGCGCTCCTTCACGTCAGCCCACAGCACGCGGATGGCGGCCGAGGGATCTTCAAAATTTCTGGAGTTATTGCTGCCCACAACAATGAATCCATACTTCTCCGCCGCCTCATGGAACAGCTTGACGGAAACTTCTCCGCGCGCAAACGGATCAAACACCAGCAGCAGCGGCCATCTCTTTGCCGGCGAATAAGCCGAGGGGAGATAGAGAGCGTAGCTGTTCGTGGCGTCGGCAAGTGTAGCAACAGACGCGTGTACCGTGCCGGGCGCTGGCGTTTGCGCTTGAGCAACAAGGCTCAGGGCGCCAGCAAGAATCAATATCGGGAGGAACCTTGGCATCTATTTATTCTGACTGACAGAATGGCAAAACGTTATCCCGCCTTACGCAAGTCCAGTGCGTCTAAGTGAACGGCTGAGTGAGTGGCTGGCTGCATCCAAAGGTATAATTTGCTATCGACTCCCCCACCAGCAGGCTCGTTTCTTTGAAGGAGATTTTTAATGCTAAAGCGGCGCGACATCCATGCGGTTTTACTTTTGCTTCTGGCTTTTTTGGGTGCAGCCCACGCACAGCAAGCCGCGCCGGCGCAACCAAAACCACGCCGTTTCCTGATGTGGAAGGCCGCGTCGCCCACTGCAACGGTGTATCTCGTCGGGTCTATTCACCTGGGCGACAGCAGCATGTACCCGCTGCCCAAAGAAGTTGAGTCTGCCTTTGCCGCCGCGAAGGCCTTGGCTGTGGAGATCAATATCAAGAACGCTGACCAGGCCAAAATGATCGGCCTGATTCAGAAATACGGTCTCTATACCCCTGACGATTCGCTGACCAAGCATCTCCCCAAAGAGACCCAGGCCGCGCTGGACGATTTCTGCACTCGCCACAACGTGCCTCGCCAGGGAATGGAACAGCTGAAACCGTGGGTAGTTGCCGTCACCATCGCTGCAATGGCATGGCAGCAGGCAGGTGAAGATCCGTCCTTTGGGATAGATATGCACTTCCTCGACGAAAGCAAGCCGCCGCAGCGGATTGACGAACTGGAAACCATGGAATCGCAGCTTGCAATCTTTGCTGAAGCCACAGAAGAAGAGCAGCAAAGCATGCTGGCCGCCACCCTGAAACAGGGCGACAAGACCAAAGACATCATTAAGCGCACGCAGGCAGCATATGTTGCGGGCGATCCCGATGCCTTGCAAAAAGTGATGGACGAGCAGGACGACCTGGGATCAAAGAGCTTGGAGAAAAAACTTCTGGACGATCGTAACGTGGCCATGACTGGCAAGATGGAGGAATACCTCAAAGGCAAAGAGCAGATTTTTGTGGTCGTGGGCGCGGCGCACATCATCGGCCAGAAAGGCATTGCCAAACAACTGCGCGACAAGGGCTACAAAGTTGATCAAGTAGTGCTGGAAGCGAAGTAAAATCTGCTTCCTCCGATCGCCGCAACCCTCGCTGGGTGGAGCAAGCATTTGTGCCTGCGATAAGAGCAATTAAAAAACCGGCTTCAGCCGCTGAGATAATTCCTGCTGGGATGCAAAAATCAGCACCCTTCTAAAACAACATTCCCGTTTCCGGTTGCTGGGCAGCGGGCACAATTTCTTTGATGATCTCCGGATCATCATTATCCGCATTGCCCACGCGCGTGCTCACCGGATACTTCCTCATCAATCGCGCATCAAAGGGCTTGAGCAGATCAGCCACACCTGCAGGATCATTCATCCCAGGATCAAGCCACAGGTCGTACTCTTCAGGCTTCACAATCACCGGCATGCGGTCATGGATGCCTGAGACCAGTGAGTTCGCATCGGTCGTGAGAATAGTAAAGCTATTCAGCGGAGTGCCCGCCGGATCGCTCCAGCGCTCCCACAGTCCGGCAAACGCAAACAGTGAATCGTCCGCCATGCCGATGTTATACGGTTGCTTCTCTTTCTTACTAAGCTTCTGCCACTCATAAAAGCCGTCGGCTGGAACCAGGCAGCGGCGCTTGCGCATGGCTTCGCGGAAAGCAGCTTTCTCCGCTGCCGTTTCGCACATCGCATTGATCGTTTTGAATCCAATGGAAATATCTTTGGCCCATGACGGAACCAGTCCCCAGCGCATCAGTGAAAACTTCCGCTTCGGCTGCTTCCTGTCCTGGCGGACAATCGCGGCCTCCTGCGTCGGCGCAATGTTGTAACGCGGAGTCCAATGCACTTCGCTCTCTTCCAGATCAAAGTGCTCAGCAATGTATCGTTCTTTTGAG
Proteins encoded in this region:
- a CDS encoding SOS response-associated peptidase yields the protein MCGRYRLTSKERYIAEHFDLEESEVHWTPRYNIAPTQEAAIVRQDRKQPKRKFSLMRWGLVPSWAKDISIGFKTINAMCETAAEKAAFREAMRKRRCLVPADGFYEWQKLSKKEKQPYNIGMADDSLFAFAGLWERWSDPAGTPLNSFTILTTDANSLVSGIHDRMPVIVKPEEYDLWLDPGMNDPAGVADLLKPFDARLMRKYPVSTRVGNADNDDPEIIKEIVPAAQQPETGMLF
- a CDS encoding TraB/GumN family protein, with protein sequence MLKRRDIHAVLLLLLAFLGAAHAQQAAPAQPKPRRFLMWKAASPTATVYLVGSIHLGDSSMYPLPKEVESAFAAAKALAVEINIKNADQAKMIGLIQKYGLYTPDDSLTKHLPKETQAALDDFCTRHNVPRQGMEQLKPWVVAVTIAAMAWQQAGEDPSFGIDMHFLDESKPPQRIDELETMESQLAIFAEATEEEQQSMLAATLKQGDKTKDIIKRTQAAYVAGDPDALQKVMDEQDDLGSKSLEKKLLDDRNVAMTGKMEEYLKGKEQIFVVVGAAHIIGQKGIAKQLRDKGYKVDQVVLEAK